The following coding sequences are from one Aeromicrobium duanguangcaii window:
- a CDS encoding ABC transporter ATP-binding protein translates to MSEPVVSVRGVELAFSGVKALQGVDFDVFDNELFAVIGPNGAGKTSIFNVLSGVYRPQQGSVEFAGSDIRGMRPHQIANLGMARTFQNIELFENLDVVDNLMLGRHAHLGYGWAAAVAWFGKAKRAEVANRRRVEEIIDFLEIEGYRQLPVGMLPYGIQKRIELGRALAMEPKLLLLDEPVAGMNGEETEDMARFILDIRNELRIPMILVEHDMGLVMDLADRVMAMDFGKPVATGTPHEVQSHPDVIRAYLGPVDEATLAEVQGELA, encoded by the coding sequence GTGTCTGAACCAGTCGTCAGCGTGCGAGGCGTCGAGCTCGCGTTCTCGGGGGTCAAGGCCCTCCAGGGCGTCGACTTCGACGTCTTCGACAACGAGCTGTTCGCCGTCATCGGCCCGAACGGCGCCGGCAAGACGTCCATCTTCAACGTCCTCTCGGGCGTCTACCGGCCCCAGCAGGGATCGGTCGAGTTCGCCGGCTCCGACATCCGCGGCATGCGCCCGCACCAGATCGCCAACCTCGGCATGGCTCGCACCTTCCAGAACATCGAGCTGTTCGAGAACCTCGACGTCGTCGACAACCTCATGCTCGGCCGGCACGCCCACCTGGGCTACGGCTGGGCCGCGGCGGTGGCGTGGTTCGGCAAGGCCAAGCGCGCCGAGGTCGCCAACCGACGGCGCGTCGAGGAGATCATCGACTTCCTCGAGATCGAGGGCTACCGCCAGCTGCCCGTGGGGATGCTGCCCTACGGCATCCAGAAGCGCATCGAGCTGGGCCGGGCCCTGGCGATGGAGCCCAAGCTGCTGCTGCTGGACGAGCCGGTCGCCGGCATGAACGGCGAGGAGACCGAGGACATGGCCCGGTTCATCCTCGACATCCGCAACGAGCTGCGGATCCCGATGATCCTCGTCGAGCACGACATGGGACTCGTCATGGACCTGGCCGACCGCGTCATGGCGATGGACTTCGGCAAGCCCGTCGCCACCGGGACGCCGCACGAGGTCCAGTCGCACCCCGACGTCATCCGGGCCTACCTCGGACCCGTCGACGAGGCCACGCTCGCCGAGGTGCAGGGAGAACTGGCATGA
- a CDS encoding DUF808 domain-containing protein, whose translation MAGGLVALLDDVAALARIAAASIDDVAAGAGKASVKAAGVVVDDAAVTPRYVHGVDPKRELSIIARIAKGSLRNKLLFILPALLVLSQFLPWVLTPLLMLGGAYLCFEGAEKIWHVLHPHHEKVEEPASAHGPEAEDQVVKSAITTDFILSTEIMVISLNEVADESFWSRAIILVIVALGITALVYGVVALIVRMDDVGVGLAERTSTLAQRTGKLLVKAMPKVLAALSVIGIAAMLWVGGHILLVGTDDLGWHTLYGWVHDLEHWIADVMPFADGAFEWIGNTAASALLGLVVGAVVVALVSGAKRLRRH comes from the coding sequence ATGGCTGGAGGACTTGTCGCACTGCTCGACGACGTGGCGGCACTGGCGCGGATCGCTGCGGCGTCCATCGACGATGTCGCGGCGGGTGCCGGCAAGGCAAGCGTGAAGGCTGCGGGCGTCGTGGTCGACGACGCGGCGGTCACGCCGCGCTACGTCCACGGCGTCGACCCCAAGCGTGAGCTGAGCATCATCGCGCGGATCGCGAAGGGGTCGCTGCGCAACAAGCTGCTGTTCATCCTGCCCGCGCTGCTGGTGCTGAGCCAGTTCCTGCCGTGGGTGCTGACGCCGCTGCTGATGCTCGGCGGCGCCTACCTGTGCTTCGAGGGCGCCGAGAAGATCTGGCACGTGCTGCACCCGCACCACGAGAAGGTCGAGGAGCCGGCGAGCGCCCATGGGCCCGAGGCCGAGGACCAGGTCGTCAAGAGCGCCATCACGACCGACTTCATCCTGTCGACCGAGATCATGGTGATCTCGCTCAACGAGGTCGCCGACGAGTCGTTCTGGTCGCGCGCGATCATCCTGGTCATCGTCGCGCTGGGCATCACGGCGCTCGTCTACGGCGTCGTGGCCCTGATCGTGCGCATGGACGACGTCGGCGTGGGCCTGGCCGAGCGCACGTCCACCCTCGCCCAGCGCACCGGCAAGCTGCTGGTGAAGGCGATGCCGAAGGTCCTGGCGGCCCTCTCGGTCATCGGCATCGCGGCGATGCTGTGGGTCGGCGGCCACATCCTGCTGGTGGGCACCGACGACCTCGGCTGGCACACCCTCTACGGCTGGGTCCACGACCTCGAGCACTGGATCGCCGACGTCATGCCCTTCGCCGACGGCGCCTTCGAGTGGATCGGCAACACCGCCGCCTCGGCCCTGCTGGGCCTCGTGGTCGGCGCGGTCGTCGTGGCCCTGGTCTCGGGAGCCAAGCGCCTCCGCCGCCACTGA
- a CDS encoding TetR/AcrR family transcriptional regulator — translation MGEMEYRQTDGRMQRSERTRALIVQAHADLLREGVLKPTAALIAERAGVSRRTLWSNFRDMESLLGATVEYWFRADDELRTEIEPGAPLEDRILRFCAERERRLVNIAPAARAAVLGEPDYEALRASRHGHIARVRSDVKKTFAPELAASASPEVLIDSLTAATSWNLWSLMFDDHGYPADRCRRIMEMSVRALLQG, via the coding sequence GTGGGAGAGATGGAATACCGACAGACCGACGGGCGCATGCAGCGCAGCGAGCGCACGCGGGCGCTGATCGTGCAGGCGCACGCCGATCTCCTGCGCGAGGGAGTGCTCAAGCCCACGGCCGCGCTGATCGCCGAGCGGGCGGGGGTGTCGCGGCGGACCCTGTGGTCGAACTTCCGCGACATGGAGAGCCTGCTGGGCGCCACCGTCGAGTACTGGTTCCGGGCCGACGACGAGCTGCGCACCGAGATCGAGCCGGGGGCGCCGCTGGAGGACCGCATCCTGCGGTTCTGCGCCGAGCGCGAGCGGCGACTGGTCAACATCGCTCCGGCCGCACGGGCCGCGGTGCTGGGCGAGCCCGACTACGAGGCGCTGCGCGCCAGTCGCCACGGGCACATCGCCCGGGTGCGCTCGGACGTCAAGAAGACGTTCGCTCCCGAGCTGGCCGCCTCGGCGTCGCCCGAGGTGCTGATCGACTCGCTGACCGCCGCCACCAGCTGGAACCTCTGGTCACTGATGTTCGACGACCACGGCTATCCCGCCGATCGGTGCCGCCGCATCATGGAGATGAGCGTCCGGGCCCTGCTGCAGGGCTGA
- a CDS encoding ABC transporter ATP-binding protein: MLTVKNLEVVYNDVILVLRGVSMTVPEGQIVALLGANGAGKTTLLRALSGLLDIHDGAITKGEVRLRDTPIQGFDAPKIVAAGLGQVLEGRRVFSEFTVEENLRVGGHTRRGGLAEGIEEVYELFPVLKERRKNTAGYLSGGEQQMLAMGRALVAQPEILLLDEPSLGLAPRIVAQIKDIIVQINERGTTVLLVEQNATMALSIAQHGYVMEHGKIVMDRPAAELLDDEDIRDFYLGRGDLATSYRDIKHYKRRKRWLS; the protein is encoded by the coding sequence TTGCTGACGGTCAAGAACCTGGAAGTCGTCTACAACGACGTCATCCTGGTCCTGCGCGGCGTGAGCATGACGGTGCCGGAGGGCCAGATCGTGGCTCTCCTGGGCGCCAACGGCGCCGGCAAGACGACGTTGCTGCGAGCGCTCTCGGGCCTGCTCGACATCCACGACGGCGCGATCACCAAGGGCGAGGTGCGCCTGCGCGACACCCCCATCCAGGGATTCGACGCCCCCAAGATCGTGGCGGCCGGTCTGGGCCAGGTGCTCGAGGGCCGCCGCGTGTTCAGCGAGTTCACCGTCGAGGAGAACCTGCGCGTCGGCGGCCACACCCGCCGCGGCGGCCTCGCCGAGGGGATCGAGGAGGTCTACGAGCTCTTCCCCGTCCTCAAGGAGCGGCGCAAGAACACCGCCGGCTACCTCTCCGGCGGTGAGCAGCAGATGCTCGCCATGGGTCGCGCCCTGGTGGCCCAGCCGGAGATCCTGCTGCTCGACGAGCCCAGCCTGGGCCTCGCCCCGCGGATCGTCGCGCAGATCAAGGACATCATCGTCCAGATCAACGAGCGCGGGACCACCGTGCTGCTGGTCGAGCAGAACGCCACGATGGCGCTCTCGATCGCCCAGCACGGCTACGTCATGGAGCACGGCAAGATCGTGATGGACCGCCCCGCCGCCGAGCTGCTCGACGACGAGGACATCCGGGACTTCTACCTGGGCCGTGGCGACCTCGCCACCAGCTACCGCGACATCAAGCACTACAAGCGGCGAAAGCGCTGGCTTTCGTGA
- the ppgK gene encoding polyphosphate--glucose phosphotransferase: MVMGFGIDIGGTGTKGAPVDLDAGKLVGERFRIPTPQPATPQAVAEVAAQIVAHFPDTEEVPRIGVAIPAVVQRGVARSAANIDTSWIDTDVDALFTEVLGREVHVVNDADAAGVAENDHGAARKEEGLVCVITLGTGIGSALISGGTLVPNTEFGHLEVAGHPNAEKWCATSAREREDLTWQEWAERLQVYFSHLERILSPDLFVVGGGVSKNSEKFLPLLDLRTPIVAAKHRNNAGIIGAAALGARG, from the coding sequence ATGGTCATGGGCTTCGGCATCGACATCGGCGGGACCGGCACGAAGGGCGCTCCGGTCGATCTCGACGCGGGCAAGCTCGTGGGCGAGCGCTTCCGCATCCCCACCCCGCAACCGGCGACCCCCCAGGCCGTCGCGGAGGTGGCCGCGCAGATCGTCGCGCACTTCCCCGACACCGAGGAGGTCCCCCGCATCGGCGTCGCCATCCCGGCGGTCGTGCAGCGCGGCGTGGCCCGGTCGGCGGCCAACATCGACACGTCCTGGATCGACACCGACGTCGACGCGCTCTTCACCGAGGTCCTCGGTCGCGAGGTCCACGTCGTCAACGACGCCGACGCCGCGGGCGTCGCCGAGAACGACCACGGCGCCGCGCGCAAGGAGGAGGGCCTGGTCTGCGTGATCACCCTCGGGACCGGGATCGGCTCGGCGCTGATCAGCGGCGGCACCCTCGTCCCGAACACCGAGTTCGGTCACCTCGAGGTCGCCGGTCACCCCAACGCCGAGAAGTGGTGCGCCACGAGCGCCCGCGAGCGCGAGGACCTGACCTGGCAGGAGTGGGCCGAGCGGCTGCAGGTGTACTTCAGCCACCTCGAGCGGATCCTGTCGCCCGACCTCTTCGTGGTGGGCGGCGGCGTCAGCAAGAACAGCGAGAAGTTCCTGCCGCTGCTGGACCTGCGCACCCCCATCGTGGCGGCGAAGCACCGCAACAACGCCGGGATCATCGGCGCCGCGGCGCTCGGCGCGCGCGGCTGA